In Candidatus Dormiibacterota bacterium, one DNA window encodes the following:
- the rplN gene encoding 50S ribosomal protein L14, translating to MVQQESRLKVADNTGAREILLIRVMGGHYRKYASIGDVITAAVTVATPGGQVKKSEVVKAVVVRTSREFRRQDGSTIRFDENAAVILGPQNNPRGTRIFGPVARELRDKNFMKIVSLAPEVL from the coding sequence ATGGTCCAGCAAGAGTCGCGGTTGAAGGTGGCGGACAACACGGGTGCGCGTGAGATCCTGTTGATCCGGGTGATGGGCGGCCATTACCGCAAGTACGCCTCCATCGGCGATGTCATCACGGCTGCCGTGACGGTCGCGACGCCCGGCGGCCAGGTGAAGAAGAGCGAGGTGGTCAAGGCGGTCGTCGTCCGGACCTCGCGCGAATTCCGCCGGCAGGATGGCTCCACCATTCGTTTCGACGAGAACGCGGCCGTCATCCTCGGCCCGCAAAACAACCCGCGCGGCACCCGCATCTTCGGCCCGGTGGCGCGCGAGCTTCGCGACAAGAACTTCATGAAGATCGTTTCCCTGGCTCCGGAGGTCCTCTAG
- the rplX gene encoding 50S ribosomal protein L24 — MSRLHLDIHRDDTVQVMSGKDRGKRGVVVRTVPQSGKIVVKGVNILKRHTRAGQQKGSTTVRQGGIVDFEAPLDYSNVMLVCNKCDKPTRIRKTVLSNGTKAIVCVNCGEIYERVRNKV; from the coding sequence ATGTCTCGGCTTCATCTCGACATTCATCGCGACGACACCGTGCAGGTCATGTCCGGCAAGGACCGTGGCAAGCGCGGCGTGGTCGTACGCACCGTGCCCCAGTCGGGCAAGATCGTCGTCAAGGGCGTCAACATCCTGAAGCGCCACACCCGCGCTGGCCAGCAAAAGGGCTCGACGACCGTCCGCCAGGGCGGCATCGTGGACTTCGAGGCGCCGCTCGACTACTCCAACGTGATGCTCGTCTGCAACAAATGCGACAAGCCGACGCGCATCCGCAAGACGGTGCTGTCCAATGGGACAAAGGCGATCGTCTGCGTGAACTGCGGTGAGATCTACGAGCGCGTGAGGAACAAGGTATGA